One Streptomyces coeruleorubidus DNA segment encodes these proteins:
- a CDS encoding LolA family protein — translation MAPYASDDSTTGGEVDEQRSGRRKAARYVVPVTVMGVAAATIGLVPALADSGDPDLPKITAQQLIEKMAKSDVQQLSGTVKISTDLGLPDLGGLESSLMSGAAGQGEGGSSADPTAKLTELASGTHTLRVAADGPDKQKLSLLENAAEYSIVHNGKDVWGYDSKSNEVYHGTASDSPEHAKEQPPATPKDFAEEALKAVDDTTSVTVDGTAQVAGRDAYKLLIEPKQSGTTVGAVTVAVDAKTGMPLKFTLTPASGGAAVVDAGFTQVSFAKPAASTFDFTPPKGAKVTEEKASDKASDKASGKGFDKGEARKHAPKSGEDLGKGLDGMKTIGEGWNAIATFDTGGEGMPSGEAGGDLGGFVNSLGDKVTGKFGSGTVFSTRLVNALMTDDGKVYVGMVTKDALVKAADAGK, via the coding sequence ATGGCACCGTACGCATCCGACGACAGCACGACCGGCGGGGAGGTCGACGAGCAGCGCTCCGGGCGGCGCAAAGCCGCGCGGTACGTCGTCCCGGTCACGGTGATGGGGGTGGCGGCCGCGACGATCGGGCTGGTCCCCGCGCTCGCCGACTCCGGTGACCCCGACCTCCCGAAGATCACCGCACAGCAGCTCATCGAGAAGATGGCCAAGTCGGACGTCCAGCAGCTGTCCGGCACGGTGAAGATCAGCACGGACCTCGGCCTGCCGGACCTCGGCGGGCTGGAGAGCAGCCTGATGTCCGGTGCCGCGGGCCAGGGCGAGGGCGGCTCCTCCGCCGACCCGACGGCCAAGCTCACGGAACTGGCCTCCGGCACGCACACCCTGCGCGTCGCGGCCGACGGCCCGGACAAGCAGAAGCTGTCGCTGCTGGAGAACGCCGCCGAGTACAGCATCGTCCACAACGGCAAGGACGTCTGGGGCTACGACAGCAAGTCGAACGAGGTCTACCACGGCACCGCCTCCGACAGCCCGGAGCACGCGAAGGAGCAGCCGCCGGCCACGCCGAAGGACTTCGCCGAGGAGGCCCTGAAGGCCGTCGACGACACGACCTCCGTGACCGTGGACGGCACCGCCCAGGTCGCCGGCCGGGACGCCTACAAGCTGCTCATCGAGCCGAAGCAGTCCGGCACGACGGTCGGTGCGGTCACCGTGGCCGTGGACGCGAAGACCGGCATGCCGCTGAAGTTCACGCTGACCCCGGCGAGCGGCGGCGCCGCCGTCGTCGACGCGGGCTTCACCCAGGTCAGCTTCGCCAAGCCGGCCGCGTCGACCTTCGACTTCACCCCGCCCAAGGGCGCGAAGGTCACCGAGGAGAAGGCCTCCGACAAGGCCTCCGACAAGGCCTCTGGCAAGGGCTTCGACAAGGGCGAGGCGCGCAAGCACGCCCCGAAGTCCGGGGAGGACCTCGGCAAGGGCCTCGACGGCATGAAGACCATCGGCGAGGGTTGGAACGCCATAGCCACGTTCGACACCGGCGGCGAGGGCATGCCCTCCGGCGAGGCCGGCGGCGACCTCGGCGGCTTCGTGAACTCGCTCGGCGACAAGGTCACCGGCAAGTTCGGCTCGGGCACGGTCTTCTCCACCCGCCTGGTCAACGCCCTGATGACGGACGACGGCAAGGTCTACGTGGGCATGGTCACCAAGGACGCGCTCGTGAAGGCGGCCGACGCCGGGAAGTAA